One Yimella lutea DNA window includes the following coding sequences:
- a CDS encoding NYN domain-containing protein — MNRSYCALYVDAGYLLAATATCVSGSSLRAGVVVDHQRLIEQLIAQAERLSGLPLLRVNWYDSGGQRGGNPDELQERIGMLPRVKLRLGRLSYGGEQKGVDLRIGLDLATHSRNRIVDIIYLLSGDDDLTEAVEEAQHLGAQVIVLAVPDKDGNPNGVSKHLWREADDVQLVDPSIIDDTVFVRTTPAPAPEQPSASETAEPQVDSAPTPTSIGARPSPKQMPARRVDRPAPIPVPIDFDRVDPAMLVTADEEAAITAVSKAVVSSWMRSASPSARAHLLERKPSIPPELDRALLVDLSGRLGVYEISEPTRFRLRTRFWDVAEEFAE, encoded by the coding sequence ATGAACCGGTCCTATTGCGCCCTGTACGTCGATGCCGGATACCTGTTGGCGGCCACCGCCACCTGCGTCTCGGGGAGTTCGTTGCGTGCCGGTGTGGTCGTGGACCATCAGCGTTTGATCGAGCAGCTCATCGCGCAGGCGGAACGGCTGAGCGGACTGCCGTTGCTGCGCGTCAACTGGTACGACTCCGGCGGTCAGCGTGGTGGCAACCCGGACGAACTTCAGGAACGCATCGGCATGCTGCCGCGCGTGAAACTGCGCTTGGGACGCCTGTCGTACGGCGGCGAGCAGAAGGGTGTCGACCTGCGCATCGGGCTCGACCTCGCCACCCACAGCCGCAACCGGATCGTCGACATCATCTATCTGCTCAGCGGCGACGACGATCTCACCGAAGCAGTGGAGGAAGCTCAGCACCTCGGCGCCCAGGTGATCGTGTTGGCCGTGCCGGACAAGGACGGGAACCCCAACGGTGTCTCCAAGCACCTGTGGCGCGAGGCCGACGACGTCCAGCTCGTCGATCCGTCGATCATCGACGACACCGTGTTCGTGCGCACCACGCCGGCTCCCGCCCCCGAGCAGCCTTCGGCCAGCGAAACCGCTGAACCGCAAGTAGATTCGGCGCCTACTCCCACGAGTATCGGCGCTCGCCCGAGCCCGAAACAGATGCCCGCCAGGCGGGTCGACCGACCGGCGCCCATCCCGGTACCGATTGACTTCGACCGGGTCGACCCGGCGATGTTGGTCACCGCCGACGAGGAGGCCGCGATCACCGCGGTCAGCAAGGCCGTCGTGTCGTCGTGGATGCGTTCGGCGTCGCCGAGCGCACGCGCTCACCTGCTGGAGCGCAAGCCGTCGATACCGCCGGAACTCGACCGGGCGCTGCTGGTCGACCTGTCCGGTCGCCTCGGTGTCTACGAGATCAGCGAGCCCACCCGTTTTCGGCTTCGTACCCGATTCTGGGACGTCGCCGAGGAATTCGCCGAGTAG
- a CDS encoding phosphoenolpyruvate carboxykinase (GTP): MVDVAAALEAGGLTNPHVREYVEHWAKITGADRVEVVGAEDDARLIQECLDAGELEPAGEGLYYSRSYEKDTARSEERTIVATNRESDKGVYNNWRPAQEMKQVQGERMTGASKGKTMYVVPYLMSPPGAPLEKYAAGVELTDSRTVVLHMIRMARVGADYINKLAEPDHFVRAVHVTGDLENLGQGTDDDQRYFVTVADERTILHFGSSYGGNALLGKIAHGLRQAAYDGWASKEFLSEQFMLIGIKDKETGKEYHICGGFPSASGKTNLAMMLPPDALGDRYEVSFYGDDIAWLWVGDDGKLYGMNPEFGAFGVAKDTNEKTNPTALASVAPGTGTIFTNVAYNEKTHEVWWEGKTPNTPSDVEGWRDWRGRLISERSDDEKSAPWAHPNSRFTTTLANVPNVAQDFEDPKGVPIDGIIFGGRTRDREPLIRAIDDLAEGVYDGLTLGAEATAAADGKEGVLRYDPMSMRPFMSYGEGDYAQHWLDIIGAVKDKPIFAHVNWFQRSQEDGHYLWPGYRENLRPLLWLMALKNGEVDGVKTPAGIIPKQEELNLEGLEMPQADLDRILSIDVPRWREEMGYREEHLKAFERLPQEIWEAHRRVAKDFDDAE, from the coding sequence ATGGTTGATGTGGCGGCGGCGCTCGAAGCCGGTGGCCTGACGAATCCCCATGTTCGCGAGTACGTCGAACACTGGGCGAAGATCACCGGCGCGGACCGCGTCGAAGTGGTCGGCGCCGAGGATGACGCGCGACTGATCCAGGAATGCCTGGACGCGGGCGAGCTCGAGCCGGCCGGGGAGGGCCTGTACTACTCGCGCAGCTACGAGAAGGACACCGCGCGCTCGGAGGAGCGCACCATCGTCGCCACGAACCGTGAGAGCGACAAGGGTGTCTACAACAACTGGCGCCCGGCGCAGGAGATGAAGCAGGTCCAGGGCGAGCGCATGACCGGCGCCTCGAAGGGCAAGACGATGTACGTCGTCCCCTACCTGATGTCGCCCCCCGGCGCTCCGCTGGAGAAGTACGCCGCCGGGGTCGAACTCACCGACTCGCGCACCGTCGTCCTGCACATGATCCGCATGGCCCGCGTCGGCGCCGACTACATCAACAAGCTCGCCGAGCCCGACCACTTCGTGCGCGCCGTGCACGTCACCGGCGACCTGGAGAACCTCGGCCAGGGCACCGACGACGACCAGCGTTACTTCGTCACCGTCGCCGACGAGCGCACCATCCTGCACTTCGGTTCCAGCTACGGCGGCAACGCCTTGCTGGGCAAGATCGCCCACGGTCTGCGCCAGGCGGCGTACGACGGATGGGCCTCCAAGGAGTTCCTGTCCGAGCAGTTCATGCTGATCGGCATCAAGGACAAGGAGACCGGCAAGGAGTACCACATCTGTGGTGGCTTCCCGAGTGCCTCGGGCAAGACCAACCTGGCCATGATGCTCCCGCCGGACGCCCTGGGCGACCGGTACGAAGTCTCCTTCTACGGCGACGACATCGCCTGGCTGTGGGTCGGCGACGACGGCAAGCTCTACGGCATGAACCCCGAGTTCGGTGCGTTCGGTGTCGCCAAGGACACCAACGAGAAGACCAACCCGACGGCGCTCGCGTCCGTGGCACCCGGCACCGGCACGATCTTCACCAACGTCGCCTACAACGAGAAGACCCACGAGGTGTGGTGGGAGGGCAAGACCCCGAACACCCCCTCGGACGTCGAGGGCTGGCGTGACTGGCGCGGTCGCCTCATCTCCGAGCGCAGCGACGATGAGAAGAGCGCCCCGTGGGCGCACCCGAACAGCCGCTTCACCACGACGCTGGCCAATGTGCCGAACGTCGCGCAGGACTTCGAGGACCCCAAGGGTGTGCCGATCGACGGCATCATCTTCGGTGGCCGCACCCGGGACCGTGAGCCGCTGATCCGCGCGATCGACGACCTCGCCGAAGGTGTGTACGACGGTCTGACGCTCGGCGCCGAGGCGACCGCTGCGGCCGACGGCAAGGAGGGCGTGCTGCGTTACGACCCGATGTCGATGCGCCCGTTCATGTCGTACGGCGAGGGCGATTACGCCCAGCACTGGCTCGACATCATCGGCGCCGTCAAGGACAAGCCGATCTTCGCGCACGTGAACTGGTTCCAGCGCAGCCAGGAGGACGGTCACTACCTGTGGCCCGGCTACCGCGAGAACCTGCGTCCGCTGCTGTGGCTGATGGCGCTGAAGAACGGCGAGGTCGACGGCGTCAAGACGCCGGCCGGCATCATCCCCAAGCAGGAGGAACTCAACCTCGAAGGCCTGGAGATGCCGCAGGCCGACCTCGACAGGATCCTGTCGATCGACGTGCCGCGCTGGCGCGAAGAGATGGGCTACCGCGAGGAGCACCTCAAGGCGTTCGAGCGTTTGCCGCAGGAGATCTGGGAAGCCCACCGCCGCGTCGCCAAGGACTTCGACGACGCCGAGTGA